DNA from Xanthomonas hyacinthi:
CGCGCCAAGGGCTTCATCAGCACGCCCAGCTATGCGCAGGTGGTGGAGGGCATCAACCGCAAGGGCCTGGACCGCTGGCGCCCGTATCGCGGCTTTTTCGAGCCGGTGCTGCCGCTGCTGCAGCCTTACCTGCAGCGCTGGGACTATCGCCTCGACTGATTCCGGTACGCGCTTCGGCGTACCCCAGGCGCCCATGGCGCCTTCGCCCTGCACCCGCGGGGAGGCGCATGTTTTCGAACGATGTAGCGATTATGCCAAGTGCTGTCGCAATGCGTCACATGAAAACAACACTTTTCTTATAAAAAACTAACAAGTGCTTGACGGTCCCGCTCGGACCGCAAGTCCGAGGCATCCAACACAAAGACGTCGCGCCTTGCGCGATTCGTATCGGTTCACGTCCGCGTGCACCGCTGGCGTTCTGTTGCTCATCACATGAGGTTTTCCCCAATGTCCGTACCAAAGAACAGACTCGCCCAGGCCATTTGCCTGGGATTGGCCACGCTCCCCGCCTCGCTCTACGCGCAGGGCGCCGATACCGCCGCGGCTGCGGCGACCGACGGCGCGGTGGACCTGGACCGGGTCACCGTGACCGGCTCGCTGGTGCGCCGCGTGGACGTGGAGACGGCCAGCCCGGTCACCGTGGTCGATCGCCAGCAGATCCAGCAGAGCGGCAAGCAGACCCTGGGCGACCTGATGCAGTCGCTGCCCGGCATCGCCGGCGATGCGACCAACCCGCAGGTCAACAACGGCGGCGGCGACGGCGCCTCGACCGTATCGTTGCGCGGCCTCGGCGCCCAGCGCACGCTGATCCTGATCGACGGCCACCGCATCCTCAACAACGACATCAATTCGATCCCGGCCAGCATGATCGACCATGTCGAGATCCTGAAGGTCGGCGCCTCGGCGGTGTACGGCTCCGACGCCATCGGCGGCGTGGTCAACTACATCCTGCGCAAGAATTTCGAAGGCGGCGAATTCTCCGCCAACTACGGCCAGGCCAGCCGCGGCGACGGCGCCCGCCGCGGCGGCACCTTCACCTTCGGCAAGACCTGGGACCGCGGCAACCTCGTGGTCGGCGTCGACTACAACAAGCAGAACGCGGTGTCCTCGGCCGATCGCGCGTTCTCCAAGGACGCGATGTACCTGTCCAGCGGCAGCATCTACAAGGGCGGCTCCAGCCGCACGCCCAGCGGCTACTACAAGCTGCCGGGGAGCACGCTGACCGCCAATGGCTGCAGCGCGAACGGCGCGATGACCAGCAACGGCAGCGGCGGCTACAAGTGCTACTCCTCTGCCTCCGACGCCTACAACTACCAGGCGCAGAACCTGCTGATGACCCCGCAGCAGCGCGTCAGCAGCTTCGTGCTCGGCAGCTTCAACGTGACCGACAAGGTGCAGGCCTACGTCAACGCCTACCACAACCACACGATGTCGCACTCCGCCATCGCGCCGCTGCCGTTCGATGCGCAGAGCGATGGCATCACCATCGCCGCCGACAATCCCGACAACCCGTTCGGCGTCGAGTTCGGCCCCGACGGCTACGAGTACCGCAACCGCTTCACCTCGCTGGGCCAGCGCGAAAGCTTCTACGACACCGCCACCGACCAGGACGTGCTCGGCCTGAAGGGCAGTTTCGGCGACACCAGCTGGGTGTGGGACGTCAACTTCAACTACGGCCACTACAAGCAGCGCAGCTGGAGCCACGGCTACGTGGACTATTCCGCGCTGCAGGAGGCGATCGACGGCGGCCAGATCAACATCTTCGATCAGCAGGCGGCGTCGACCTGGCTGAACAGCCATGAGTCGATCCCGCGCTACAGCACCACCAAGATCAACCGCCAGTGGGAAGCCAGCGCCAACGGCAGCGTGTGGGAGCTACCGGCGGGCAGCGCGCAGCTGGCGGTCGGTGCGCTGTATCGCAAGGAAAGCATGGGCTACACCGTGTCCAGCAACGCGGTGATCGACAGCGACAATACCTGCGCGATCTCCTCCGAGGCGTGCTCCTCGCCGCTGAGCGGCTCCTTCAGCGTCAAGGAGGCGTATACGCAGCTGTTCATCCCGGTGCTGGCGCAGTCCTCGCCGATCGGCGCGCTCAACGTCACCCTGAGCGATCGCTTCTCCGACTACAGCAGCGTCAGCTCGACCAACAACAGCGCCTCGTTCCAGCTGGAGTGGCGCCCGATCCACGACCTGATGGTGCGCGGCACCGTGGCGCAGGTGTTCCGCGCGCCGACCATCAGCGACCTGTACCAGGGGCCGACCGCGAACTCGCCGACCTTCACCGATCCGTGCATCGGCTACAGCGGCAGCGGCCACGACAACGCCTGCGAAGGCGTGGAGACCGGCTGGGGCGGCTCGGGCCTGTCGCAGACCAACGCGATCGTGTCCGGCGCCAACTACGCCAACTACGACCTGAAGCCGGAGAAGGGCAGGTCCTACGACTACGGCATCGTCTACAGCCCGGAGTTCGTGCAGGGCCTGTCGTTCAACCTCGATTGGTGGAAGGTCAAGCTCAACGACCTGATCCAGTCGATCTCGGCGCAGACCGTCGCCAATAGTTGCTACAACGACAACAGCAGCCCGTACTGCGGCTACATCCACCGCTACGCGGCAGGCACGGTCAGCGCCGGCAACATCGACTATATCGAGACCCCGGTGGTCAACATCGGCAAGCTGGACACCCAGGGCATCGACTTCGGCGCCAACTACGCCCTGCCGCAGACCGCCTTCGGCAAGTTCACCCTGGCCCTGGACAGCACCTACCTGCAGCGCTACGACATCGACACCGGCGACTCGGTGGTGCACATGGCGGGCAAGTACAACTCGTCCTACGGCAACTACGCACGCTGGCGCGCGCGCGGCCAGTTCGGCTGGAAGCTGGGCAACTGGGATGCGAGCTGGACCACGCGCTGGGTCGGCAAGATCCAGGTCGGCAGCGGCGACCTGTCGCAGAACATGTCCGCCGATGCCGTCGACAAGGGCGTGGTGCTGCGCTACGGCAGCTACATGTACCACGCGCTGCAGCTGGGCTACGACATGGCCGACGCCAACATCCGTTTCGACCTGGGCGTGGACAACCTGTTCAACAAGCAGCCGCCGGTGCTGTACCAGAACAACGTGTTGAATGCGAACACCGACGTGAGCACCTACGACACGGTCGGCCGCTACTACTGGATGCGCGCCAGCTACCGGTTCTGAGTGGTGCAGGCCGGCGTCGCTTGCGCCCGCAAGCACGCCAGGTCGCGACACGCGGCGCGCCCAACCGGGCGCGCCGTTTTTCTTTGAGGGGATTGCGGTGACAGCGAGGCAAGACGATCCATCGGCGCGGCTGCAGGCACTGTGGCGTGGCGTCGAACAGGGGGCATTCGCGCAGGTGCAGGCGGCCGCCATGGCCTGGCAGGCACAGGGCGACGCGCCGCCGGCATTGGACCTGCTGCTGGCGGCAGTGGCGCAGGAGGCGGGGCTGTGGACCCGTGCCACCGATCTGTATCGGGGCCTGGCGCAGCGGGAAGGGACGCTGCAGGCGCCGGCGCGGATGGGCTGGGCGGCGGCGTTGTCGGCACAAGGCGATGCCGAAGGCGCCGAAGGCGTGCTGCAAGAGCTGCTGCAGCGCCAACCCGACCACTACATCGCCCACCTGCGGCTGGGCGAACTGCGCGCGGCGCGCGGCGTCGGATATGAGGCGTTGGGCAGCTACTACGCCGCCATCGTGCATGCCCAGCGCCAGGGCCGCTGGCTGAGCGAGGACAGCACCGCGCCGGCATTGCGCGAACGGGTGGGCAAGGCCATGGCCGCGGTCGATGGCGGCCGCCGCGATCTGTTCCTCGGCCTGCTGCAGCCGTTGCGCCGCGACTACGGCGCCGATGCGCTGGATCGGGTCGAACGCGGCTTGCTGGCCTATCTGGGCCTGCTCCCGGCGCAGTACGCGAATCCGTTGCAGCGGCCGACCTTCTTCCATGTGCCCGACGTGCCGGCCGCCGCGTATCCGCCGCTGCAGTTGTTCCCCTGGTTGCAGGAGCTGGAACAGGCCACCGCGGCGATCCGCGCCGAGATGCTGGCCACGCGCGAGCACGCCGGCGCCTATGCGCCGTTTCTCGGCGCGCCCGTCGACCGGCTGCCACCGGGGTTGCTCGCCGGCGACCGTGGCAGCCCCGCGTGGGATGCGTATTTCTTCTACCGCCATGGGCAACGCGACGTTGCGCATGCGCAGCAGTGCGCGGACACCGCGGCCGCACTGGAGCGCACGCCGCTGGTGCGCATTCGTGCGCACGCGCCGGAGATCTGTTTCTCGGTGCTGGCGCCGGGCACCCACATCCTGCCGCACCGTGGCGTCACCAACACCCGCCTGACCGTGCACCTGCCGCTGCTGGTGCACGGCGATTGCGCCTTGCGCGCCGGCGGCCAGCTGCACGCCTGGCAGGAGGGCCGGGCGATGGTGTTCGACGATACCTTCGAGCACGAGGCCTGGAACCGCAGCGATCGCCCCCGCGTGATCCTGCTGATGGACACCTGGAACCCGCACCTGCAGCCGGTCGAGCGCGAGGCGGTGACGCGCCTGGTCGAAGGCATCGGTGATTTCAATGCGCAGGTGGCATAGTGAGCCGCAACCGACAGCGCAGCCCGAGACACAGGAACCGACACTCGTGAAGCATGCCGATCTTCGCCATTACGTCCGTGTCTACGATGCGGCGCTGGAGGCCGGCTTCTGCGGCCAGCTGATCGCGCAGTTCGAGCGCGCGTCGGCGCAGCACAGCCACAACGGCGCCGGCGCGCGCGCCGGCCTGGACGACAGCGCCTGGACCGAGCTCAATGTCACCCGTTCGGCCGATCCGGCCTTCCAGGGGTTCTTCATCGAACAGGTGCGCGCGGCGCTGGCGCGCTACAACGCCGATCTGGGCCTGTCCGCGCCGGTGCCGTGGCGCCCGCGCCTGGCCGACCTGCGCATCAAGCGCTATCGCGCGAGCGCCGGCGAGCGCTTCCAGCCGCATTTCGACGCCTGCGACGAGGAGACCGGCCGCTACCTGGTGCTGCTGTGGTATCTCAACGACGTGGCCGAGGGCGGACAGACCCGCTTCGTCGACCTGGACCTGGAGGTCGCGCCGCGCAGCGGGCGCCTGCTGATGTTCCCGCCGTACTGGATGTACATGCACGCCGGCCTGCCGCCGCGCAGCGGCGACAAGTACATCCTCTCCACCTACCTGGAATTCACCGCCAAGCCGTCCCCGCCGCCGCACGGCTGAGACGGCCGATTCGCGACCGGGCAGCGAAGCCATCCGCCGTTGCGACTCCCCAATCCCGACTCCCCAATCCCCGCCTCAATGCAGATGCTGGTACAAAATGGCGCTGCCGATCGCGATCAGCAGCGCGCCGCCGACGATCTCCGCACGCTTGCCGGCCAGGGTGCCGAGCACGCGGCCGAGCATGATGCCCAGGGTCACCATGCTCAGCGTGCACAGGCCGATGACCACGGCGACCTCGGCGATGTTCACGTCGAGGAAGGCCAGGCCGACGCCGACCGCCATTGCGTCGATGCTGGTGGCCAGGCCGGTCGCGGCCAGGTTCCAGAAGCCGTGGCGCCTGGGCGCTTCGGCGGCGTCCTCCGGCGCCTCGGGCTTGAGTCCGGCGACGATCATGTGCACGCCGAGCGCGCCGAGCAGGCCGAACGCGATCCAGTGGTCGAACGCGGCCACGTGCTTGTAGGCGGCCTGGCCCAGCAGCCAGCCCAGCACGGGGGTGAGCGCCTCGATGCCGCCGAAGATCAGCCCGGCGCGCAGCGCATCGCGGATGCGCGGGCGGCACATGGCCGCGCCCTTGCCGACCGCGGCGGCGAAGGCATCGGCGGACATGGCGATGCCGAGCAACAGAATCGAAAGAAACGACATGCGGGAACCGCGCCGGGGCAGGAGACGACGGCGCGCGCGCGCCCGGCTTTCGCCACGCAAGCTCGCCGCTGGTCTCGCCAACCGAGATGGCTGCCCGCACCACGGCGCAACGGCCGAGTGTGTTGATGCGGGCGCTGTCCGGACACGCCGGACAGCAGGCTACTCCCCAAGGATGCGCAGTCTAACAGCGGCGAATGCCGGCGAATACGCTGCGAACGCACGCGAACCTGCAGCTTTTTTTCTTAGCAGCGGCTATAGACGACTGCATCAGCGGTGCGCTCGCGGCGGCCGGGCCACTCGCGGCGCGCGCCGCTCAATCCTCTTCCAGCGGCAGCACGATGGCGTCGCTGTCGATGGCCAGCTTGCCGGCCATCAGCACCGCCTGGGTGCGGTTGGTGACGCCGAGCTTGCGCAGGATCGCGGTGACGTGCGCCTTGATGGTGGCTTCGGACACGCCCAGGTCGTAGGCGATCTGCTTGTTGAGACGGCCGGCGCCGAGCATCTGCAGCACGCGGAACTGCTGCGGGGTCAGTTCGCGCAGGCGCTGGCCGACCTCGCGTTCGGCGCGGTCGGTGGGCGGCACGGTGTGCGCTTCCGGCGGCGCCCAGCGCTCGCCGTCCAGCACCGTGCTCAGGGCCAGGCCGATGGTGTCCGAATCGGCCGACTTGGGAATGAAGCCGAACGCACCGTGGTCCAGCGCGCGGCGCATCACCGTCGGTTCCTCGCGCGCGGACACCACCACCACCGGCAGCTGCGGATGCAGCGCGCGCATGTGCACCAGCGCGCTGAAGCCCTGCGCGCCGGGCATGTTGAGGTCCATCAGCAACAGGTCGGCATCGGCGTGATGGTCGGCCAGCGCGTACAGCGCCTCCACGCTGTCGGCCTCGAACAGCTGCACCCCCGGCATCACCCGCTGCACCGCCCCGCGCAGCGCCTCGCGGAACAGGGGATGGTCGTCGGCGATCAGCAGGGTGGGCATTTGGAAGGCCGGGAATGGGGAA
Protein-coding regions in this window:
- a CDS encoding response regulator transcription factor, producing MPTLLIADDHPLFREALRGAVQRVMPGVQLFEADSVEALYALADHHADADLLLMDLNMPGAQGFSALVHMRALHPQLPVVVVSAREEPTVMRRALDHGAFGFIPKSADSDTIGLALSTVLDGERWAPPEAHTVPPTDRAEREVGQRLRELTPQQFRVLQMLGAGRLNKQIAYDLGVSEATIKAHVTAILRKLGVTNRTQAVLMAGKLAIDSDAIVLPLEED
- a CDS encoding TonB-dependent receptor; protein product: MSVPKNRLAQAICLGLATLPASLYAQGADTAAAAATDGAVDLDRVTVTGSLVRRVDVETASPVTVVDRQQIQQSGKQTLGDLMQSLPGIAGDATNPQVNNGGGDGASTVSLRGLGAQRTLILIDGHRILNNDINSIPASMIDHVEILKVGASAVYGSDAIGGVVNYILRKNFEGGEFSANYGQASRGDGARRGGTFTFGKTWDRGNLVVGVDYNKQNAVSSADRAFSKDAMYLSSGSIYKGGSSRTPSGYYKLPGSTLTANGCSANGAMTSNGSGGYKCYSSASDAYNYQAQNLLMTPQQRVSSFVLGSFNVTDKVQAYVNAYHNHTMSHSAIAPLPFDAQSDGITIAADNPDNPFGVEFGPDGYEYRNRFTSLGQRESFYDTATDQDVLGLKGSFGDTSWVWDVNFNYGHYKQRSWSHGYVDYSALQEAIDGGQINIFDQQAASTWLNSHESIPRYSTTKINRQWEASANGSVWELPAGSAQLAVGALYRKESMGYTVSSNAVIDSDNTCAISSEACSSPLSGSFSVKEAYTQLFIPVLAQSSPIGALNVTLSDRFSDYSSVSSTNNSASFQLEWRPIHDLMVRGTVAQVFRAPTISDLYQGPTANSPTFTDPCIGYSGSGHDNACEGVETGWGGSGLSQTNAIVSGANYANYDLKPEKGRSYDYGIVYSPEFVQGLSFNLDWWKVKLNDLIQSISAQTVANSCYNDNSSPYCGYIHRYAAGTVSAGNIDYIETPVVNIGKLDTQGIDFGANYALPQTAFGKFTLALDSTYLQRYDIDTGDSVVHMAGKYNSSYGNYARWRARGQFGWKLGNWDASWTTRWVGKIQVGSGDLSQNMSADAVDKGVVLRYGSYMYHALQLGYDMADANIRFDLGVDNLFNKQPPVLYQNNVLNANTDVSTYDTVGRYYWMRASYRF
- a CDS encoding manganese efflux pump MntP family protein, encoding MSFLSILLLGIAMSADAFAAAVGKGAAMCRPRIRDALRAGLIFGGIEALTPVLGWLLGQAAYKHVAAFDHWIAFGLLGALGVHMIVAGLKPEAPEDAAEAPRRHGFWNLAATGLATSIDAMAVGVGLAFLDVNIAEVAVVIGLCTLSMVTLGIMLGRVLGTLAGKRAEIVGGALLIAIGSAILYQHLH
- a CDS encoding 2OG-Fe(II) oxygenase gives rise to the protein MKHADLRHYVRVYDAALEAGFCGQLIAQFERASAQHSHNGAGARAGLDDSAWTELNVTRSADPAFQGFFIEQVRAALARYNADLGLSAPVPWRPRLADLRIKRYRASAGERFQPHFDACDEETGRYLVLLWYLNDVAEGGQTRFVDLDLEVAPRSGRLLMFPPYWMYMHAGLPPRSGDKYILSTYLEFTAKPSPPPHG
- a CDS encoding aspartyl/asparaginyl beta-hydroxylase domain-containing protein, translating into MTARQDDPSARLQALWRGVEQGAFAQVQAAAMAWQAQGDAPPALDLLLAAVAQEAGLWTRATDLYRGLAQREGTLQAPARMGWAAALSAQGDAEGAEGVLQELLQRQPDHYIAHLRLGELRAARGVGYEALGSYYAAIVHAQRQGRWLSEDSTAPALRERVGKAMAAVDGGRRDLFLGLLQPLRRDYGADALDRVERGLLAYLGLLPAQYANPLQRPTFFHVPDVPAAAYPPLQLFPWLQELEQATAAIRAEMLATREHAGAYAPFLGAPVDRLPPGLLAGDRGSPAWDAYFFYRHGQRDVAHAQQCADTAAALERTPLVRIRAHAPEICFSVLAPGTHILPHRGVTNTRLTVHLPLLVHGDCALRAGGQLHAWQEGRAMVFDDTFEHEAWNRSDRPRVILLMDTWNPHLQPVEREAVTRLVEGIGDFNAQVA